The following proteins come from a genomic window of Sebastes fasciatus isolate fSebFas1 chromosome 6, fSebFas1.pri, whole genome shotgun sequence:
- the sgsm1a gene encoding small G protein signaling modulator 1 isoform X2, which translates to MATIMAEAETRQRLLRTVKKEVKQIMEEAVTRKFVHEDSSHIVSFCAAVEACVLHGLKRRAAGFLRSNKIAALFMKVGKSFVPAEELCRKAQEVEQIIETKRSQSLQSQDGLRKMPRLPSLNPQGVKNLWIRTALFEKVLDKIVLYLAENSSKYYEKEAVLMDPVDGPILASLLVGPCALEYTKMKTADHFWTDPSADELVQRHRIHGGHCRQDSPTKRPALCIQKRHSSSSMDERPSPSPSAREYVESLHQNNRVTLLFGKNNVLVQPRDDMEAIPGYLSLHQNADLMTLKWTPNQLMNGSVGDLDYEFSVYWDYAMTIPLGEIVYLHCHQQVDSGGTVVLVSQDGIQRPPLRFPRGGHLLQFLSCLENGLLPHGQLDPPLWSQRGKGKVFPKLRNRVPQGSGSSDSVSDKEEDEATDYVFRILFPNSQSEFVTVTHPPHLTSSLSLQLSGQTPSKTGTLVVPRRSCSCPEESPSLTGSSLTPPDLMDQGATMWHPTLRKSSCSSCSQGSFSGGATPKGCNHERAPLKLLCDNMKNQIISRAFYGWLAYCRHLSTVRTHLSALVNHTIVAPDRPCDAYKGLTADVWQTFLQDCTAYKETELRRMVYFGGVEASLRKEVWPFLLGHYQFGMSEAERKEVDEHVRVCYQQTMREWLGCEEIVRQREKEQHAAALAKCSTGASMDGFSQKMIHHNSTVSNESQSSQSSDRQSLARLQSDSSSSTQVFESVEEVDQIETEPKSEDAKQVPKIPNGALQNGTSSPDSGHPSSRNFSVTSGLSDGSLSTEDSAAPDATPRSAAVPQSPVKPAGVESEAPTEEVDSQVRGKVKNKEEEEEEEEEKAPDATKTADNTKTEELVEANKETSLQPKTQETVQESGAIKTEGPKCEEKDELADIKGVTSLESGQTEKEVQDKDTMMASAAATESKVDLVEKSLKKEEEAIIEKTAETNVEKTKRMDESQTSKPQEVLSAERRENIFVDHVALEVEKTLVFPADTGVSRAREAYFPSQTEEAQVMTESDESPSAIEMEEIPKAKVSMVPWSKKGRCEASSFSEDSAPHMELKQEEGQRGKPSPEGAEPLLCDEPEMESLYPNFDSLAASGDTKNEATSQESAGSTFSQELLDLYTLNLHRIEKDVQRCDRNYCYFTPANLEKLRNIMCSYIWRHLDIGYVQGMCDLLAPLLVILDDEAMAFSCFTELMKRMNQNFPHGGAMDTHFANMRSLIQILDSELFELMHQNGDYTHFYFCYRWFLLDFKRELVYDDVFAVWETIWAAKCVSSSHFVLFIALALVEIYRDIILENNMDFTDIIKFFNEMAEHHNIKKILTMARDLVCKVQMLIENK; encoded by the exons CAAAGTCAAGACGGCCTTCGCAAGATGCCCCGACTGCCCAGCCTCAACCCACAGGGAGTGAAGAACCTGTGGATCCGGACGGCTCTATTTGAGAAAGTGCTGGACAAGATTGTCCTCTACCTGGCGGAGAACAGCAG TAAATACTACGAGAAAGAGGCTGTTCTAATGGACCCGGTGGACGGACCTATCCTCGCCTCTTTGTTAG TTGGACCTTGTGCTTTGGAGTACACAAAGATGAAGACAGCCGACCACTTCTGGACAGACCCGTCTGCTGACGAATTGGTGCAAAGACATCGCATCCATGGCGGCCACTGCAGACAGGATTCTCCCACTAAGAGGCCTGCACTGTGT ATCCAGAAGCGGCactccagcagcagcatggatGAACGCCCTTCGCCCTCGCCATCAGCTCGTGAATATGTGGAGTCGCTGCATCAAAACAACAGAGTGACCCTGCTGTTTGGCAAAAACAATGTGCTCGTACAGCCG AGGGACGACATGGAGGCTATCCCGGGTTACCTCTCTCTGCACCAGAATGCTGACCTCATGACCCTGAAGTGGACGCCGAACCAGCTCATGAACGGCTCTGTTGGAGACTTGGACTACGAGTTCAG TGTATACTGGGACTATGCCATGACGATCCCTCTAGGGGAGATAGTTTACTTGCACTGTCATCAACAAG TTGACAGTGGGGGGACGGTGGTGCTGGTCAGTCAGGATGGGATCCAAAGACCTCCACTTCGCTTCCCCAGAGGAGGCCACTTGCTCCAGTTCCTCTCCTGCCTGGAGAACGGCCTGCTTCCACACGGCCAGCTGGACCCTCCGCTCTGGTCCCAGAGGGGAAAG GGGAAGGTGTTTCCCAAGCTGCGGAATAGGGTTCCTCAGGGATCTGGGTCCTCAGACTCGGTCTCCGAtaaggaggaggacgaggccACAGACTATGTCTTCCGCATCCTCTTCCCAAACAGCCAGTCAGAGTTTG TGACTGTAACCCATCCCCCCCATCTgacttcctccctctcccttcaACTGAGTGGACAGACCCCCTCCAAAACAGGGACCCTTGTTGTACCCAGGAGGTCTTGCAGCTGTCCTGAAGAATCCCCCTCACTCACAGGAAGCAGCT TGACTCCCCCAGACTTGATGGATCAGGGAGCTACGATGTGGCATCCCACGCTCAGGAAGTCCTCGTGTTCCTCTTGTTCTCAGGGGAGCTTCTCTGGCGGGGCGACGCCCAAGGGGTGCAACCATGAGAG GGCTCCTCTGAAGCTGCTGTGCGACAACATGAAGAATCAGATCATCTCTCGGGCGTTTTACGGCT GGTTGGCATACTGCCGCCACCTGTCCACGGTGCGTACACACCTCTCTGCTCTCGTCAATCACACCATTGTGGCGCCCGACCGGCCGTGCGATGCCTACAAAGGGCTCACCGCAGACGTGTGGCAGACGTTCCTCCAGGACTGCACA GCATACAAGGAGACGGAGCTGCGTCGCATGGTCTACTTCGGCGGTGTGGAGGCCTCGCTGCGTAAAGAAGTGTGGCCGTTCCTGCTGGGTCATTACCAGTTTGGAATGTCAGAAGCTGAGAGGAAGGAG GTGGATGAACATGTCCGAGTGTGCTACCAGCAGACCATGCGCGAGTGGCTCGGTTGTGAGGAGATCGTCCGCCAGCGGGAGAAGGAGCAGCATGCTGCTGCATTAGCAAAGTGCTCCACTGGAGCGAGCATGGACGGCTTCAGTCAGAAGATGATCCATCACAACTCCACTGTCAGCAATGAG TCCCAGTCCTCCCAGAGCTCAGACAGGCAGAGTCTGGCTCGCCTGCAGAGTgactccagcagcagcacacag GTGTTTGAGTCCGTAGAGGAGGTTGACCAGATCGAGACGGAGCCCAAGAGCGAAGACGCCAAACAGGTGCCAAAGATACCCAATGGAGCTCTGCAGAACGGGACGAGCTCTCCCGACTCCGGACACCCCTCCTCCCGCAACTTCTCTGTCACTTCCGGCCTTTCGGACGGCTCACTCAGCACAGAGGACAGCGCTGCACCTGATGCAACCCCGAGATCTGCAGCTGTCCCTCAGAGCCCAGTCAAACCTGCAGGGGTGGAGAGTGAAGCTCCGACAGAGGAGGTGGACAGCCAGGTGAGAGGTAAAGTGAAgaacaaggaggaggaggaggaggaggaggaagagaaagcaCCTGATGCGACTAAAACTGCAGATAATACCAAGACTGAAGAGCTAGTCGAGGCCAACAAAGAGACAAGTCTGCAACCCAAAACACAAGAGACTGTTCAGGAGTCTGGAGCAATTAAAACAGAGGGGCCCAAGTGTGAAGAAAAAGATGAACTGGCAGACATTAAAGGAGTTACATCTTTAGAGTCAGGGCAAACAGAAAAAGAAGTGCAAGATAAGGATACTATGATGGCATCAGCAGCTGCTACAGAATCAAAAGTAGATCTTGTTGAGAAAAGtcttaaaaaagaagaagaagcgatTATTGAGAAAACTGCAGAAACAAATGTGGAAAAGACGAAGAGAATGGATGAATCACAGACGAGTAAACCACAAGAGGTTTTATCAGCAGAAAGGAGAGAAAATATATTCGTTGATCACGTGGCCCTCGAAGTTGAAAAGACCCTGGTTTTCCCAGCAGACACCGGGGTCTCGAGAGCAAGGGAAGCCTACTTTCCCTCTCAGACAGAGGAGGCTCAGGTCATGACTGAATCTGACGAGTCTCCCTCAGCcatagagatggaggagatccCCAAAGCCAAAGTTTCTATGGTGCCTTGGAGCAAGAAGGGACGTTGTGAAGCGTCGTCTTTCTCTGAGGACTCGGCCCCCCACATGGAGCTCAAGCAGGAGGAGGGGCAGCGTGGAAAGCCCAGTCCAGAGGGCGCAGAGCCCCTCCTGTGTGACGAGCCAGAGATGGAGAGCCTTTACCCAAACTTTGACTCTCTGGCGGCCTCTGGAGACACTAAAAATGAGGCGACCTCTCAAGAATCTGCTGGGAGTACCTTCTCT caAGAGCTTTTGGACTTGTATACGTTAAATCTGCACCGCATTGAAAAGGATGTCCAGCGCTGTGACCGAAACTACTGCTACTTCACTCCTGCCAACCTGGAGAAACTGCGCAACATCATGTGcag CTATATCTGGAGGCACCTTGACATCGGTTACGTACAGGGCATGTGTGATCTGCTGGCTCCTCTTCTAGTCATTCTGGATGATG AGGCCATGGCCTTCAGCTGCTTCACTGAGCTCATGAAGAGGATGAATCAAAACTTTCCACACGGCGGAGCTATGGATACTCACTTTGCCAACATGCGCTCTCTAATCCAG ATCCTGGATTCTGAGCTGTTTGAACTAATGCACCAGAACGGAGACTACACCCACTTCTACTTCTGCTACCGCTGGTTTCTCCTAGACTTCAAGCGAG AGCTGGTGTATGATGACGTGTTTGCAGTGTGGGAGACAATCTGGGCCGCCAAGTGTGTCTCCTCAAGTCACTTTGTCCTCTTCATCGCCCTGGCACTGGTGGAGATCTACAGGGACATAATCCTGGAGAACAACATGGACTTCACTGACATCATTAAGTTCTTCAATG AAATGGCTGAGCACCACAACATAAAGAAGATTTTGACCATGGCCAGAGATCTGGTGTGCAAAGTGCAGATGCTGATAGAGAACAAGTGA
- the sgsm1a gene encoding small G protein signaling modulator 1 isoform X4, with protein MATIMAEAETRQRLLRTVKKEVKQIMEEAVTRKFVHEDSSHIVSFCAAVEACVLHGLKRRAAGFLRSNKIAALFMKVGKSFVPAEELCRKAQEVEQIIETKRSQSLQSQDGLRKMPRLPSLNPQGVKNLWIRTALFEKVLDKIVLYLAENSSKYYEKEAVLMDPVDGPILASLLVGPCALEYTKMKTADHFWTDPSADELVQRHRIHGGHCRQDSPTKRPALCIQKRHSSSSMDERPSPSPSAREYVESLHQNNRVTLLFGKNNVLVQPRDDMEAIPGYLSLHQNADLMTLKWTPNQLMNGSVGDLDYEFSVYWDYAMTIPLGEIVYLHCHQQVDSGGTVVLVSQDGIQRPPLRFPRGGHLLQFLSCLENGLLPHGQLDPPLWSQRGKGKVFPKLRNRVPQGSGSSDSVSDKEEDEATDYVFRILFPNSQSEFVTPPDLMDQGATMWHPTLRKSSCSSCSQGSFSGGATPKGCNHERAPLKLLCDNMKNQIISRAFYGWLAYCRHLSTVRTHLSALVNHTIVAPDRPCDAYKGLTADVWQTFLQDCTAYKETELRRMVYFGGVEASLRKEVWPFLLGHYQFGMSEAERKEVDEHVRVCYQQTMREWLGCEEIVRQREKEQHAAALAKCSTGASMDGFSQKMIHHNSTVSNESQSSQSSDRQSLARLQSDSSSSTQVFESVEEVDQIETEPKSEDAKQVPKIPNGALQNGTSSPDSGHPSSRNFSVTSGLSDGSLSTEDSAAPDATPRSAAVPQSPVKPAGVESEAPTEEVDSQVRGKVKNKEEEEEEEEEKAPDATKTADNTKTEELVEANKETSLQPKTQETVQESGAIKTEGPKCEEKDELADIKGVTSLESGQTEKEVQDKDTMMASAAATESKVDLVEKSLKKEEEAIIEKTAETNVEKTKRMDESQTSKPQEVLSAERRENIFVDHVALEVEKTLVFPADTGVSRAREAYFPSQTEEAQVMTESDESPSAIEMEEIPKAKVSMVPWSKKGRCEASSFSEDSAPHMELKQEEGQRGKPSPEGAEPLLCDEPEMESLYPNFDSLAASGDTKNEATSQESAGSTFSQELLDLYTLNLHRIEKDVQRCDRNYCYFTPANLEKLRNIMCSYIWRHLDIGYVQGMCDLLAPLLVILDDEAMAFSCFTELMKRMNQNFPHGGAMDTHFANMRSLIQILDSELFELMHQNGDYTHFYFCYRWFLLDFKRELVYDDVFAVWETIWAAKCVSSSHFVLFIALALVEIYRDIILENNMDFTDIIKFFNEMAEHHNIKKILTMARDLVCKVQMLIENK; from the exons CAAAGTCAAGACGGCCTTCGCAAGATGCCCCGACTGCCCAGCCTCAACCCACAGGGAGTGAAGAACCTGTGGATCCGGACGGCTCTATTTGAGAAAGTGCTGGACAAGATTGTCCTCTACCTGGCGGAGAACAGCAG TAAATACTACGAGAAAGAGGCTGTTCTAATGGACCCGGTGGACGGACCTATCCTCGCCTCTTTGTTAG TTGGACCTTGTGCTTTGGAGTACACAAAGATGAAGACAGCCGACCACTTCTGGACAGACCCGTCTGCTGACGAATTGGTGCAAAGACATCGCATCCATGGCGGCCACTGCAGACAGGATTCTCCCACTAAGAGGCCTGCACTGTGT ATCCAGAAGCGGCactccagcagcagcatggatGAACGCCCTTCGCCCTCGCCATCAGCTCGTGAATATGTGGAGTCGCTGCATCAAAACAACAGAGTGACCCTGCTGTTTGGCAAAAACAATGTGCTCGTACAGCCG AGGGACGACATGGAGGCTATCCCGGGTTACCTCTCTCTGCACCAGAATGCTGACCTCATGACCCTGAAGTGGACGCCGAACCAGCTCATGAACGGCTCTGTTGGAGACTTGGACTACGAGTTCAG TGTATACTGGGACTATGCCATGACGATCCCTCTAGGGGAGATAGTTTACTTGCACTGTCATCAACAAG TTGACAGTGGGGGGACGGTGGTGCTGGTCAGTCAGGATGGGATCCAAAGACCTCCACTTCGCTTCCCCAGAGGAGGCCACTTGCTCCAGTTCCTCTCCTGCCTGGAGAACGGCCTGCTTCCACACGGCCAGCTGGACCCTCCGCTCTGGTCCCAGAGGGGAAAG GGGAAGGTGTTTCCCAAGCTGCGGAATAGGGTTCCTCAGGGATCTGGGTCCTCAGACTCGGTCTCCGAtaaggaggaggacgaggccACAGACTATGTCTTCCGCATCCTCTTCCCAAACAGCCAGTCAGAGTTTG TGACTCCCCCAGACTTGATGGATCAGGGAGCTACGATGTGGCATCCCACGCTCAGGAAGTCCTCGTGTTCCTCTTGTTCTCAGGGGAGCTTCTCTGGCGGGGCGACGCCCAAGGGGTGCAACCATGAGAG GGCTCCTCTGAAGCTGCTGTGCGACAACATGAAGAATCAGATCATCTCTCGGGCGTTTTACGGCT GGTTGGCATACTGCCGCCACCTGTCCACGGTGCGTACACACCTCTCTGCTCTCGTCAATCACACCATTGTGGCGCCCGACCGGCCGTGCGATGCCTACAAAGGGCTCACCGCAGACGTGTGGCAGACGTTCCTCCAGGACTGCACA GCATACAAGGAGACGGAGCTGCGTCGCATGGTCTACTTCGGCGGTGTGGAGGCCTCGCTGCGTAAAGAAGTGTGGCCGTTCCTGCTGGGTCATTACCAGTTTGGAATGTCAGAAGCTGAGAGGAAGGAG GTGGATGAACATGTCCGAGTGTGCTACCAGCAGACCATGCGCGAGTGGCTCGGTTGTGAGGAGATCGTCCGCCAGCGGGAGAAGGAGCAGCATGCTGCTGCATTAGCAAAGTGCTCCACTGGAGCGAGCATGGACGGCTTCAGTCAGAAGATGATCCATCACAACTCCACTGTCAGCAATGAG TCCCAGTCCTCCCAGAGCTCAGACAGGCAGAGTCTGGCTCGCCTGCAGAGTgactccagcagcagcacacag GTGTTTGAGTCCGTAGAGGAGGTTGACCAGATCGAGACGGAGCCCAAGAGCGAAGACGCCAAACAGGTGCCAAAGATACCCAATGGAGCTCTGCAGAACGGGACGAGCTCTCCCGACTCCGGACACCCCTCCTCCCGCAACTTCTCTGTCACTTCCGGCCTTTCGGACGGCTCACTCAGCACAGAGGACAGCGCTGCACCTGATGCAACCCCGAGATCTGCAGCTGTCCCTCAGAGCCCAGTCAAACCTGCAGGGGTGGAGAGTGAAGCTCCGACAGAGGAGGTGGACAGCCAGGTGAGAGGTAAAGTGAAgaacaaggaggaggaggaggaggaggaggaagagaaagcaCCTGATGCGACTAAAACTGCAGATAATACCAAGACTGAAGAGCTAGTCGAGGCCAACAAAGAGACAAGTCTGCAACCCAAAACACAAGAGACTGTTCAGGAGTCTGGAGCAATTAAAACAGAGGGGCCCAAGTGTGAAGAAAAAGATGAACTGGCAGACATTAAAGGAGTTACATCTTTAGAGTCAGGGCAAACAGAAAAAGAAGTGCAAGATAAGGATACTATGATGGCATCAGCAGCTGCTACAGAATCAAAAGTAGATCTTGTTGAGAAAAGtcttaaaaaagaagaagaagcgatTATTGAGAAAACTGCAGAAACAAATGTGGAAAAGACGAAGAGAATGGATGAATCACAGACGAGTAAACCACAAGAGGTTTTATCAGCAGAAAGGAGAGAAAATATATTCGTTGATCACGTGGCCCTCGAAGTTGAAAAGACCCTGGTTTTCCCAGCAGACACCGGGGTCTCGAGAGCAAGGGAAGCCTACTTTCCCTCTCAGACAGAGGAGGCTCAGGTCATGACTGAATCTGACGAGTCTCCCTCAGCcatagagatggaggagatccCCAAAGCCAAAGTTTCTATGGTGCCTTGGAGCAAGAAGGGACGTTGTGAAGCGTCGTCTTTCTCTGAGGACTCGGCCCCCCACATGGAGCTCAAGCAGGAGGAGGGGCAGCGTGGAAAGCCCAGTCCAGAGGGCGCAGAGCCCCTCCTGTGTGACGAGCCAGAGATGGAGAGCCTTTACCCAAACTTTGACTCTCTGGCGGCCTCTGGAGACACTAAAAATGAGGCGACCTCTCAAGAATCTGCTGGGAGTACCTTCTCT caAGAGCTTTTGGACTTGTATACGTTAAATCTGCACCGCATTGAAAAGGATGTCCAGCGCTGTGACCGAAACTACTGCTACTTCACTCCTGCCAACCTGGAGAAACTGCGCAACATCATGTGcag CTATATCTGGAGGCACCTTGACATCGGTTACGTACAGGGCATGTGTGATCTGCTGGCTCCTCTTCTAGTCATTCTGGATGATG AGGCCATGGCCTTCAGCTGCTTCACTGAGCTCATGAAGAGGATGAATCAAAACTTTCCACACGGCGGAGCTATGGATACTCACTTTGCCAACATGCGCTCTCTAATCCAG ATCCTGGATTCTGAGCTGTTTGAACTAATGCACCAGAACGGAGACTACACCCACTTCTACTTCTGCTACCGCTGGTTTCTCCTAGACTTCAAGCGAG AGCTGGTGTATGATGACGTGTTTGCAGTGTGGGAGACAATCTGGGCCGCCAAGTGTGTCTCCTCAAGTCACTTTGTCCTCTTCATCGCCCTGGCACTGGTGGAGATCTACAGGGACATAATCCTGGAGAACAACATGGACTTCACTGACATCATTAAGTTCTTCAATG AAATGGCTGAGCACCACAACATAAAGAAGATTTTGACCATGGCCAGAGATCTGGTGTGCAAAGTGCAGATGCTGATAGAGAACAAGTGA